Proteins encoded together in one Triticum dicoccoides isolate Atlit2015 ecotype Zavitan chromosome 7B, WEW_v2.0, whole genome shotgun sequence window:
- the LOC119341705 gene encoding probable calcium-binding protein CML25/26 → MVVPSVFAAFDEDGDGKVSVSELRRCMEATLGEDVSEEEAAAVLAAADADGDGLLNQEEFSRLTALGAQEEDDADVKRRCLREAFGMYASSSTEDTITPASLRRTLSRLGSHELGVEECRAMICRFDLDGDGKLSFDEFGIMMMA, encoded by the coding sequence ATGGTGGTGCCGTCGGTGTTCGCCGCCTTCGACGAGGACGGCGACGGCAAGGTTTCCGTGTCCGAGCTACGGCGCTGCATGGAGGCGACGCTGGGTGAGGACGTgtccgaggaggaggcggcggcggtccTCGCGGCGGCGGACGCCGACGGTGATGGGTTGCTAAACCAAGAAGAGTTCTCGAGGCTGACAGCCCTCGGTGCCCAGGAAGAGGACGATGCCGACGTGAAGCGAAGGTGCCTGAGGGAGGCGTTCGGGATGTACGCGTCGTCGTCCACGGAAGACACGATTACGCCGGCGAGCCTGAGGCGGACGCTGAGCAGGCTGGGGTCGCACGAGCTGGGCGTGGAGGAGTGCCGGGCAATGATCTGCAGGTTCGACCTCGACGGCGATGGCAAACTCTCCTTCGATGAGTTCGGGATCATGATGATGGCCTGA